The Triticum urartu cultivar G1812 chromosome 6, Tu2.1, whole genome shotgun sequence genome includes the window TAACACCAAAGCCTGTAAAAAGCAGCTATGTCTGTGTTGTATTTGCAAAGCACATACTGCTCAATGATTCAATATAACGGTTATGGCAAATCACTGCACTACCAGTTGCCGATAGATTGTTCTCCCAGTACAACTTTTGTGACAATATAGTGGTGAAAGGCTCTACTAAAGTCTACACTGATGGCTTAAGGCTCCAACCGAAGGTATTTCATTATGGTTAAAAAGCTCTATTTCAAAAATACTGATGTTAAAAATCTGTCAAAAAACGTACCTCCAGATAGAGTTCAACTAACTTATCAGTCATAGAAATAGGATTGCGGTCAAACAACTTTGGGAGATTTGATAATCTCTGAAGATAATCTTCGAGTTCTCCAGAGTACAGACTTTCAACAATTTCATAGTTTCTGGCAGTAAGTTCACTGAAGTCAAGTTTTCCTGACAAGTGTACTTCGATTGCAGTTTTCAAGAAAAGAAAGAGGCTGCGGTGATCAGAATGAAGCTCTGCCAATATTTGCTGGATCTCATCATGAAAATGATCAATGACCAAGACAAATGCACACTCCCTAAGAAAATGAAAGGATAGGAGAGAAATTGAGCACATTCGGTAGAAAGACAAGCCAGCAAGTGAAAATTTAAAGGGGAAGAATATTactagttaaaacattaattaaCAAGCTCACCTGCTTAGATTGACTAGCTCAGCAAAACGAGATATTACTGTGGAACGAAACGACAAAGCTTCATCACTTGCCAATTGAAGTAACTTTTTGTTGATGAAGATAAATGCATGGTATGGTTCCATTGTATCCTTCATGTAACTATCTAAAGCAGCCAAATTCTGATTTCTGGCTGTATATATCATGCCACAGGCCTGTATAGTAACAATACATTTACAGTCATAAGCTGAAAGATATTTTTGAGCAGCAGAGCTATATTATACAGGTGAACTTTCCAAAGGTAGTAGTGACAAACCTGATGAAAATGGGCATCTAAACAAAGATTCAACACATAATCAGAATTCCAGTCAGTTTGAGGAACCacgttgaagagctgaagaactTCTTTCTGAGGTGGCATCTTTTTATCATCATATGATGTAGTGGATGACGTGAGGTATTTAAGAATGTGCTTGAGAACTCTTTGAGATGCATTTGCCCTTTTATGGGAAACAAAAAAGGACACAAATTCAATTATATGACCGAAGTCATTCACTGAAGGCCAAAGTTCCGATTCTTCGGACTCAGCAGTACCCACAACAACGGAATGGATCGCCTCATTTTCTAAACCAACAATATGAATGATGGTGTCAACTACACTTTGTAACAAAATATTTTGACTATCTGGGCTTTGAATATCAGTATCTTCTTCATCCTTAGATACAGATGCATCAAGAGTACTAGAAGTAGATTCAAAATTCTCTTGTGCAAAAGCACACTTGACAACTTCCAAAGTAGCTTCCGTATCCATCCATAGTAGATAGCATATGTTTGGGCATTTTCCAGAAGAAGAACTAAAACCCTTAAATACTTCAGAAGTGAGCATTTTAGAGTCCTCGAGCATGAATCGCAGAAGTTCTTTTCTCACCGCATGAAGTTGGGCTCGGGGAATTCTtccatgccctgcaaaaatagaTCATGTGATAACATATCATGGAGTTGAATTGTCTTATAAGAGGATCCTATATAGCATTAGCATGTTCATATGTATTCCTAGTTCAGAACATAATCCTGTTGGAAGTATGCAGATGTTCCCGTGAAGAAGACACAACACCAGCACATTATAGTAAATCTGAACTTTCCAATTATAGAAAATCACAATTGAAGCACATAGTTTTACTAACACACTTTACAATCTACCAGATTCAAGGCCCACCAAAAGCCCAACAGCACAGGAAAAACAGTCTAAGGTCAACATTAAACTAGCATAGAACTTATGAAATAGTAAAAAAAAAATGCCGTGAATGGCTTACATTACTAACCTGGAGGAAATGCTAGGCCCTGGAAGCAATACTTCAGATAAACAAGCATTCTGTAGCTGTTAAAGTGAAAATATGGTAAGATACTGGCCTTCCGCATAGCACTAGTATTATATTCTAAAAGAAACAGCAATTGCATATACAAAACTAGGCCGCTAGAAGTATCAAACAGAATCAAGCAAGTCTAACCAAGCCCTTTGAAAGCATGGGATGTTTTTTTGCTTAGTATCAACATTTTTATTCACACTCGTGCATATCATAGAGAAATCTCAGGTGAAACATAAAGATGCATTTCAAATGAAGATTCATGTAAAATGCAATGATAAAGATTCATGTAAATTGCAATGATAACCAGGTAACTAATGCTAAGAAAATTATCAAATTCTGATTAATCAATTTACCAGAACAGATATTCAATCAGGAACTTCGGAATAACACAAGTATGCTCAAATCACATATCAATAACTTGAACATAACGTGTACTATTATCTCATCTATACGAGCAAAATGATTGATTATAAGCGAGTTTAATACAACTCTTACTGGCAGGAGTATGGCATACCAAGTAGAAGTAGCATCTTTTCGAGTAGCATTCTGGATGACAGATAGAAGTTCCTCCAGAGGTGTACGGAAATCATTCAACCCTTGGTTAAATAAATAAATTAGAGCACCATATAACCCATGCTCACGACATAGTCTGACTACCTGCATACAGAACAAGTAGAACAATATCGTGCGGATGCATCAAATTACAAAAACGGTACCAGAAGATACTGAAAAGGGTTTTTTCTTGGTCAATGAATGTAAACAATGACAATGAAACATGTCTGATAAAGCTCTACAAATGTGCCTCTTACACTACTGATGCATACCTGATTAAAATCCAGTGATGAAATATCCATATGAAGAATGCATTGCTCGACTCGCTGCAACCATCCTTTGCCACTATAATGCTCTACTAGAGCTTGCATGATCTACAAATCAAATTGGCATAAATGCATAATCATTTGCAAATTCATGTGCTAACACTAGAAAATCCTCAGTGGCACTCACCTCAGGGGGTAAAGAACCCAGCATATCTTTCAATATATATGGCTCTAGTACCTCCAGAAATATACCTGTTATTTATGTCATGTCAGCCTTTTCAAGTTATAGCAGTAATTTAATAACAGAAACATGTGCGTGCACAATCTTATCAGCAAACAGATCAATTGACATACGCAAAACATTTCTTATACTATACCACATGAAAATTAATATAAGATCCTCTAGAATATTCCTTTAAAGACTGGAATCTTCAAAAGTGCAAGTAAAATTATTCCAAATTAAATGGAGTCAGAGcaataaaagaaagaaaaaaatgcCTGGCTACGCAACTAGAGCCCATTAAAGCATCCATCAAAAGAGATTTACAGAATGCCTGCAACTTAGAACTGAAGCAGGAAAGTATCTTCCTTTGCGTTCTTGTAGAGAAAAAATTAGGAGGACCACAGGATGTATCAACGAATGATCTAAAGAAAGATGCACTAAACACGGAAGGGAGAATTTGCATCAACTTCAGGCATGAACAGAATAAACATCAGAGTTAAGCAAAATAAGAAGGTTGCTAGTTCTTATGAGTTAATTAGAACAAGCCTACCTCCACTTTGGGCAGCAACAAACTTAGAGAAGACTGTATCAAACAGGATGTCATTCCGCCCAATGTGAACACAAAACTCAACTGCAACCCCTCCTACACGAGCATATTGTTCTTCTCTCTGTGTCAGCAGGGATCTATCGGCGTCTATCAGGCCATCTGCTGCTCCCCCCTTTCCAGTATGATTTGACAATGCAATTGAAATATATTCAAAGACATAACCTATATATGACAGCAGCAACTCTACTAAATACGGCATTATGGCTCCCCTTATAGAATCAACTGTTCTCGGAAGATCAACAACACCCTGTGTGTGACCGTCATAAAGCTTCATCGCCATGTCCAGTGCACCCATCCAATCACCAGCCATTTTTAGTGCTTCAATCCGCTCTTTCCATGGAAGAAGTCGCGAAACTGTAAGAAAGCTTGGGCCAAGAATATATACTGTAGCACCTCTCACTGCTACTGAGTTGTTAAAATGCCTCTCAGGATTGCCAAACCTGTTAGAAAAATGTGTATGGTACAGTATGCTGTCATCGAAGACAAAACCATCAAGAATAAAGATAGTCCTGCGAAGCTCACTGCCATCTTTTGAGAACAAACAGAGCTGCCCTTTCAAGTTAAGGACAGCTAACATCTGAATGGAAAAAAAAAGTAATTTGATTTTAGAACTGGGAAAAAGACACAGACTAAATGAATAACCAAAAGGGGAGACTTTTGCATGCCTGATCATTTAACCAGGCAACGCCAACAGCGGCACTATCAAGCTTCCAGTCCTTATGTCTGATCATCTTCGATTTAACAAATTTTGCAACTTGTACTTGACGGTCCCATGCAAGCGCAAGCCAAGATACCCGCTCTTCATCTATAGTGTTGTCATTTTTAGCCCAAGAAACTAAAATTTACCAATATAAGGAACCACCAATCATTGTCAATGTCTAAGGAGGTCTAATCTTACCAATCAGCGATGAATCAGTGGAGGGCGATGTGTATTTCCATGCAGCATAAGCAATTGACCCTTCACGTGCTCCTTCTGGTCTAGAAAAGTTCTCAatatggtcaacatggtcaatgttGGTACGGAGTCTAACCTAACAGGAGAAAGACATAACAACATAAATCAGTACAAGAGTCACGGTAAGTTCACGAGATAACAGATAGTGAAAAAACTATAAAATGTTTCCATTATTAAATATATCATCCGTACCACAAGAGCGTGTTGATGCATAATGAACATGACTGTAACACCATCCTCCAATGGAGAAGaaccttcattgaaaaacttccATCCAGAATCTACTCCAACTACACCTCCCATCATGCTCCCAAGACCACCACTGGAGGAAGttggtaggttgccctgcgtagATGAGTTGCCAGAACCAAAGGATTCATCCGCTAGAAGAGGACAGGCTGAGAGCACGATTCCAGTGTTTCCATCAAAAAGGCGCTGGCAAAGTGTAGCTATGTTTTGTCAGAGCAGTAATATATTTAAAGGGGGATCAAGTGGATTAATATGTGTACAATGGAAGGAATGATGTTTTTTCATACCTGGGTTCCCTTAACAGTCAAGCGATTAATGACGGGGATAATAGAGAATGTGTGCAGAAGAACAAGCCCTTTTGAATCACCAGTGATGGCTTTAGATTGGCGGATAAAACAAACATGCACTACAGCTCCTGTATGTTCACCATATATAACTTTTGCTGCAGTAGCCTTCTGTACATCCCAAATTGTCATATGACCATCACCATATCCTACTAGCAGAAGATCCCCTTGTGGGTTAAAGCACATGGCAGTCACTGGTGATTGGGTTTTCTCACCTTGGTTCCAAAAGAACTGCATCTGAAATAATAAAAGCAATCTTTACAGACCGAAAAATCAAAGTGACATACAATTCCCAGGACATCAGAACCACTAATCTACAACAACTGTCCTCATTTCAAATCATAACCAGTATTAGGGTTTTATTATGTTCCACATTTGAGTTCATCCAACAAGATTTTTGAATAGCAAATGGCTACAGGCTTATAAGATTAGTAGCTATATGTGCAGCCACTGAATTATTATATGACTGGCAAACATTTGAAATGTGCAGTACACCCCAATCCAGGAGATTACTTTTCAAGTTCATGTACTATCTTGGAAAAATATTAATTTTCAGCGAGCAAGCAAGAGAAGAGAACACAAGGGTTAATTGTTCAGAGATTAATTGGTGAACTGTGGAACAAGAAGTTAAAAGTGCCTTGATGATTTGGGTGAGCAAAACATTAAAAAAAAACAGTTTCTTCTGGTTCCTTGTTTGTAAAAGAACATAGAGATGTATCATAATCATCTGAAACATCTGGATGCATCTAACTATTTCTACCATTTATGTATGGCATGGTAATCAATGTCACACAATCAATCAGCTTTTTAAATAGAAATTATGGCAAATCAATCAAAGTTGGCATGATTAGATTCTGGCACAAAGGAATAGTTGCTTTAAATGTATGAATATTTGAGTAAGGAGCCCTTGTCTTCTTTTGTTGCCATCAACTGCTAAAGACTATAAGTGGGCCCCACTATGAAGGATGTGGTACTGTTTGGCCTATTTTCCACAGCCTTGCCTTAGTGAACTTTGGACATAAGTGTGAGAACAGGGAATAGGCGACACAAAGAATTTAGTGTGTACATAAACCCCACATGGTCAACTTCTGGCAACACCATAAAGCACGCAAATCTGACAGGGTGATGCACAAGTCCTGCTGACAGTACCAATGTACAGCAACAGAtaagtattttttatatattattATGTGCTGCATGTAGTGTTTTCTTCTTTATTCCCTATTAAACAACCAGATGGATTACCGAAAATAACAAGCTCCAGTGTGTAGATTTATTCCAATGTGTTACTGTCACTGATGCATAGCATAGCAGCAACTGGAATTTCAGTCATGTTAATAGGGCTCAGATGACAAATGAGCCACTTGAGCAGATTCCTTGTGGGGACCTTATTCTACCTCTTGTTTCTGCTCCAAATCTAAGATTCTGTATGCTTTTGAAATTCTACCTAAATGCCATGTTTGTATTCAAGTCTCGCATACTAGGGCAGTAATGGGAACACCAGATGTTTGCACATCAAGTTCAATATCATTATTTGCAACACACTGAATCTGGATTGACTTAATTATACAAGATGTAAGTGCAACCCCGATCACAAGACTTATTTCAGAATAATGGTGCACAAATACAATGTATGGTCATCCCAGTAAAATTGGTATGACCACATCTTTTTTCCTCTCAAATTTCTCTTCAAGTCAAGGAAGGTGTGAAGTCCGGCAAACTGTAACACCAAGTGATGCCTACAACTCTTGCAAAATTGCGACCCCAAGTAGTGTCTATGACTCAGTGTTATCTAATGAATCATCTTCAAGTCTATACCACATAACCACATAATACTGAAACATCTTGAAGTCCAACATGTGAAGCATACCACTGAACCATATAGTGTATTGACCAAAACAAGCAATATGCACACCAGCACCAAGGAGGCAATGACTAACCTTTGCATCTGTATCATCAGCTTGATGGATGGAGTATTTGCTTGGGACAATGATAACAGATCCAGTGGACATGCCCATGGCAATATAGCTCCTATGTACTGCTAAGACCTGGGGAGAGCCATGGTCCTGTCTAAAAGACGGAGATGCCATGGCACGAGTTATTGGGTTGTCCACCTCAATCTGCATGTAACCAATAGCTGGTTGCCCCTTCCCAATCCCCTCCAGGTGCATGGGTTGCGCTGCTGCTCCCTCCTCCCAGTGCTGCCCAAATGAGGCCTGTCTCTTCTCAAGCTCCTCAGCCCGCTCCAATGGTTTCATCGGTAACTTCGGCCTTTTCTCCGCATTTTTTTCAGCCATCCTGCTGATCTCCAACCTCTCTTCGATCACCTTATCAATGATGCGCTCAGATTCCAGTTGCTCTTCCAAATCAGTGTCAGAACGTTCAACTTCCAGACCATCATCAGTCTTTTCCTCGGAAACTGACCCATCTTGATCCACAATCTCACTATATTCCGCTAAATTTCCATCACTAAGTTGTTCATCACTATTTTCTTCATCAACAAGCCCAATTTGATTCCCAACTTGATATGTTTCTGCCAAATTCTCGCCCCCAAGTTGCTCCTGCTCATTGGCATTCTCCACAGCAACGGAGTCGACATTGCCTAGGTCTAGCAATTCGGAGGGCTCGAAATTCTCTTCAGTCCCAACTTCCCCATGCTTGTCCTCTGCCAATTCTTCACCCGCACTCCCACCGACAGCTTCCTCGGTCACCCTAGCAACCACTTCCTCACTGACCTTCTCAGCTACTTCCTCTGCTTCGAAATTTCCAGCGGAAAGGATCCCCTCCGAGGCTTCGGAGCCGGAGCCGGAGCCCTCGTCAAGGAGCTTCTCGATGGGCGCGGAGGCGGTGCGCCGCGACTTAATTGCAGCGGCGTGCGGGGTGAGAACGGCGCGGGACGCGGCTGCCGCCGCGGCCAGGGCGGCGCCGGGCTTGGGGCTGGGGCGGACACCCCGGAAGAGCGAGGGGAGCGGCCTCGCCGAGGAGGTGGATGAGGAAGCAGCGTTGCTCGAAAAGGTTCTCGAGACGAGGGAGGAGAGCGTCGCCGACGGCGATGCGGATGTGGATCTCCCGGGCGAAGCGGAAGGCGATGGCAGAGGAGATGGGGGAGAAGGTTTAGGGGGCGGCGGTGGGGCTTTGATACGGGTTAGGGGTTTGAGGTTGGTGGCGGGCGTACGGGTTGGCTCGTCGTCGCCTTCGGAGTcggaggaggagaggaggagcaGCAGGTCGTCGACGGCGCGGCGGTGATCGGCGTCGGCGTCGGAGGCTGAGGAGGAGGCGGGAGACGACGGGAGGAAGGCGTCGAGGTCGAGCTCCTGAGCCGGTGGCCGCGGCGGTGGCGGGGTTGCCATCGCCGGCGACGATGACGGCATGGGGGAGATGGTCGCCGTCTCGCCGAGGTGCGGTGGTGCGGAGCTTGGGAGTTGGGATGCTTTCGGTTCCGATGTTGCTTCGGTTGTATCATCATCAGTCCGTCAGGTGCCAAGTAGGCCTACACGGGCCGAGACCATACGCATTGCGCGGGCTCGAAAGGCTCGTGTCCTAAGCCCAGATCACGTATCcacaaagaaaaaaaaggaaatgCTATCCGGAAACCTCAGATTTTTTACATTTCCCAGCGAACGCGTCAGCCACCCTTGGATGAGAGTGTGAATCTTAAAGCAGGGGATTGTTGCCACGCCAGAGAGGAAAACGTTCGCTGAGAATGGCTTATCCGCGAACAAGATGACATCATACATCCCATCTCATCTCTGTGTCAAATCCGAGAAAACTCCACATTTCAACCCCGAATTAACCAGTCGGTTCAATTTATTACCCTCATCTTCGAAAACGGTCACAATGCACCCTCAAGTTACCACATAGTTCAAAAGGTAACCTTTGACTCGGTTTTGGGAGTTGGCTACCTAGTCAGCTTTTGACTCGGTCAAAACAGGTTGACCATCTCAAAATGAAGTCAAGGGTTATTTTTTGAGCACTGTGGCAATTTGAGGGTGCAATTCAACCGATTTCAAAGATGAGGGTTATAAATCGAGGCTAGTTGAGGGTTGAAACGTGGACTTTTCAAGTCAAATCCCTACCCCATTTCCTCGTTGCGGCGCCGCGGAGGGAGAGCTGCTTGTCTTCATCCTCCGCGCTCGATTTGGGGCTCGCCACATTTCGCGCATAGTGCAGTCCTAGTTGCCCAAACGCGCACCCCCCTAGTTACCCGCATGCCCTTTTGTGCCTACCCATGCGCAGGGCAGGGTACGCCTAGTTTTTCCATTTCATCCTTTTAATACTattcttttatttcttttaggaaaaaattcaaaaaatattacacatttttaaaaaatattcacagATTATAAAAAGTATTAGTGAGTTTGAAAATTGTTCCTAATTTCAaacaaaaaatgttcatgaatttgaaaaaaaatctgaTTCTTTTAAAAGTATCCATGCTTCAGGAAATGGTTGTAAATTTAAAAACTTGTCCCCcaatttcaaaaattgttagtcgattcaaaaaatgttcacaaaatcATAAAAGATTCGCATATTTTAAAAATTGCTCTTAAACTTCTGAAAAATCTCATGAACTAGAAAAATGTTCTCGGGTTTCAAAAAAGTAGACAaaaaggtgcgctttgccgcgcCCAGCTATAACCATGTTCTCCATGTACATTTTATGTAGGTTTGGGTTATGCATTGTTGGTGATGGTGGATTTGAACGTTTGTCTATGTTTATCCGCAAGATCCTATTCATGGCCTATGTGTCCCCTTAGGTTATGAATATTTTGTGATGGGGGCAAATCATGTTCTCCGTCTGAGGCGGAAAACAATAGCCTAATCGCACATGCGAAGCATTCATGCGCATGACCATACATTTCGGTGACTTTTCACGTTAGCGCCACACACACATAGTTTTCTTTTGGCTCTCTGCCATTTCTGCCAATTTTCTTCTAGTTTaatctttttttattttataGTCTTATTTTCCACCTTTACAAAATACCTAAACATTTTTAATGTGTGGACATTTTTAAGCACATACAAATTAGACATGTAACGAATATCCATTTCTGAGCCCAGACTCATGTGTACCGATCAAGAAAAAATTCACagaaaatttgaaaaaatatccATTTTTGCATGGTAGATAATTTGGTGCATGAGGTGCGCTCCAAATTTTAAATTATTTGAACATATGAGTAGCTATTAGCAAAAAAAATTGAGTCCGGATAATATATGAAAAGAAAACTTTTTTACAGACCccgaatttgtcttttttgctgagagctaACCAGATGTCCAAATGATTTGAATTTTGGAGCGGACCTCACGCACAAAACTATCTACCATGCAAAACAaattggaattttttgaatttttctacTATTTGTCTTAAATTTGTTCTTCATTGCGGGTGCAGATGAGCCTGGACACAGAATCACTGCTCTCGACATGTGAACATTTTAGAAATGCATGGTCATCTTTTGAACACATAACCATTTTTAAAAACATATGAACATTTTTAATCGCACAAACATCTTTAACATATTAACATTTTTTtacatgaacattttctaaaagCACATGCATATTTTTTGTAAACATTCACATTTTTAAAACAAGATAAACAATCTTTTGAAGTATACACTTTACATGTCCTCTATAGCTCATGTGAGAGAAAAAATGTATGTACCATTTTTTAGCAATTGTGATAAATGAAAGAAAAAAATGGAAATAACCATGGGCGTATGTGGCCATATGTGCCCAACCCTTTCCCGTGTCCTATGCTGTTTGGTTGAAGCACTCGTGGCTCCCACTCAAAGAAAAAATCTGAAGTTGCTGTGTCCGAAGAAAAATAAACCAATTGAAGAAAACCATGCTCCTGGCTCTGAAAAACTTGGTTGACAAAATTATGTACCTGGCTAGTAAAAGACTGTTGAAAACCGCATTACAGCATAAAAAATATCTAACCAGTTTAAAAAGCCATGTTCCCAGCTCTTGGAAAACCTAGTTTAGATTTTTGAAATGCTCTTAGTGTTTTTAAATCATGGATTTAAAAAAAGTGTTCAGGGATTTTAAAAGATGTTCGTAAAATAAAAATATTTTGTTAATTTATAAAGGTTTTAATGAATTTTGAACAATATCTAAAAATTTGAAAAATATGAATGAATCAGAAAAAACATAAAAATTAAGGAATGCCAGAAAAAAACagataaaaaagagaaaagaaacaGTCAAAAGAACCAAAGGAGACTGTGCCGCGAAAATATAAACAAAATTGATGAAAACTATGCGCCACCCATTTTTTTCTATTGAAATGGAAGCTCGTGGGCTGGTCATTGATGAGACCGCACACAGCACGCTCAAAGGCAGCCAGCTCTACCACACAACCGGGGCCACATTGCGCACAATCTGACGTACAGGGTACACCACAGCAAGATGGCCCACTTGTCAACCACTGTAAATCTGCATGTGGCCTGAGCGATGGCCTAGGTAGCCACGGTTAAGTTGTAGAGGATGTTcacgatttttttaattattaatTTGCAAATTGTTATGGTATTTCAATAaacattagaattcaaaaattgtTTGCGATTTTTGAAAACTAGTGCAtgatttttaaaaatgttcacaaacTTGAGAAAATATTCCTCCGTTGCCGCATCAATCTCCACGAACATAGTTTTTTTGACCATGGTTGCTGATAAAGAAGCATGAAATAATAAATGAAAAGTATAAAATAAATAATAAGAGAAAGATGAAGGAAAAAGCAAATAATGCATGGCTGCCCCAAGAACCACCCTGGCCAAGGTCTCTTAGGGGAAAACCATGTAAGGCAAGAAACGAGAAAAAGGCTGAAAGGATCCTTCCAAACCAAAAGTAAAGGTAATAAGGGCATCTCGAATGTTGGCCTCCCAAACTAGACACCATGTCCAGTTGCGGATCGGTAGGGAGCAGTCCACTGACACTGATGTGGGAGCTGCCACCAAACCCTACCCGCATACATTCCAAATTAAAGTGTATTTTAACAAAACGGATGGTTCATGCAAACTGAATGATTTCAATATAAACTGAATGAAAACATTTACATTTCAGACATATTTCAACAAAACTATAGCGGACTAGAATAGGATATTCTAACCTAGTCTATTGCGGTCAAGGCAGAGCCCATTTCCCACGACATGTTTTCCCCATGTCCAACAGCAAGATCACCGGCCCGTCGTGAGCCTAGAGCTAAATGCTTTAGCGGGAGGGAAAGAATAGCCTCCCCTCCGCGAAGACCGAATAAGTGGTTAGTTTTTGGGCGGGAGAAGACGGTCGCGGTACCTATGCCCCCGCAAAGAGGGAAAGTCACGGGTTGTGTAATCCGGCAAGATGGTGGCGGTGGCCTTCCTGagacccaagcggcggcggctTCCCATGGTCTTGTTGGGGAaggttgcatggaaaacaaaacaAATCATACGAAACACCCAAGATCTATTCTatggagatgctagcaacgagaggggagtgtcTACATGCCCTTGTAGATCAAAAGCGTTAACGATCTAGCGATCGTGTACGGCGTAGCTGTACTCCCTTCGCGGTCCAATCTGATCTAGCGGCAAACGAACGACACCTCCGAGATGTGCACACATATGGCTCGGCGATGTCTCCTCCATCTTGATGCAGCAAGGGAGGGTGGAGAGGTAGATGGGATCTAGGCCAGCTTGATGGcacggtggtggtggtggcagcagaACTGCAGCATGGCTTCGCTAAGCGTTTGCGCAGAGGAGATGGGAGGAATTAGGGAGAGGCGGCGACCAAGGGTGGAAGGGCTGTTGCCCCCCGCGCCTCCCCACCTTTATatatgcactagtagaaaacagggctttggttggAGCCTTCCAAGCCCATTAGTCCCAGTTCAATCaagaaccgggacccatggggggcATACGTCCTGGTTCGTGCGCCCAGGGGCCCGGCCGGGCCTCGGAggcatttgtcccggttcatgtGACCCATTTGTCCTGGTTctagccacgaaccgggaccaatgggatCGCTCCTGGCCCACAGCCATTGGTACCGATTcgtgaaccgggaccaatgggactcgctcctggcccacagccattggtcccggttcgtgcctagaaccgagacagaaggggggcctttagtctcggttccagccacaaaccgggaccaatgaggtggctatatatacccctcgcgcGCGAGCAAAGCACTCCACACTGCTCTATTTTTTCTGGCCGGCAAGGGgagagctttgtggtgctctagctcacctcctatgcacacaaggtgttcgatgaaatgcccgagccacactagttaagctttctcctctcgaagctcgacctccaaactccattttccccgagatttgtctagatttagcggtccgtcccatcccgtccccgtcttcaccgccgtcgatcgc containing:
- the LOC125513484 gene encoding uncharacterized protein LOC125513484 isoform X2, giving the protein MPSSSPAMATPPPPRPPAQELDLDAFLPSSPASSSASDADADHRRAVDDLLLLLSSSDSEGDDEPTRTPATNLKPLTRIKAPPPPPKPSPPSPLPSPSASPGRSTSASPSATLSSLVSRTFSSNAASSSTSSARPLPSLFRGVRPSPKPGAALAAAAAASRAVLTPHAAAIKSRRTASAPIEKLLDEGSGSGSEASEGILSAGNFEAEEVAEKVSEEVVARVTEEAVGGSAGEELAEDKHGEVGTEENFEPSELLDLGNVDSVAVENANEQEQLGGENLAETYQVGNQIGLVDEENSDEQLSDGNLAEYSEIVDQDGSVSEEKTDDGLEVERSDTDLEEQLESERIIDKVIEERLEISRMAEKNAEKRPKLPMKPLERAEELEKRQASFGQHWEEGAAAQPMHLEGIGKGQPAIGYMQIEVDNPITRAMASPSFRQDHGSPQVLAVHRSYIAMGMSTGSVIIVPSKYSIHQADDTDAKMQFFWNQGEKTQSPVTAMCFNPQGDLLLVGYGDGHMTIWDVQKATAAKVIYGEHTGAVVHVCFIRQSKAITGDSKGLVLLHTFSIIPVINRLTVKGTQRLFDGNTGIVLSACPLLADESFGSGNSSTQGNLPTSSSGGLGSMMGGVVGVDSGWKFFNEGSSPLEDGVTVMFIMHQHALVVRLRTNIDHVDHIENFSRPEGAREGSIAYAAWKYTSPSTDSSLIDEERVSWLALAWDRQVQVAKFVKSKMIRHKDWKLDSAAVGVAWLNDQMLAVLNLKGQLCLFSKDGSELRRTIFILDGFVFDDSILYHTHFSNRFGNPERHFNNSVAVRGATVYILGPSFLTVSRLLPWKERIEALKMAGDWMGALDMAMKLYDGHTQGVVDLPRTVDSIRGAIMPYLVELLLSYIGYVFEYISIALSNHTGKGGAADGLIDADRSLLTQREEQYARVGGVAVEFCVHIGRNDILFDTVFSKFVAAQSGGIFLEVLEPYILKDMLGSLPPEIMQALVEHYSGKGWLQRVEQCILHMDISSLDFNQVVRLCREHGLYGALIYLFNQGLNDFRTPLEELLSVIQNATRKDATSTCYRMLVYLKYCFQGLAFPPGHGRIPRAQLHAVRKELLRFMLEDSKMLTSEVFKGFSSSSGKCPNICYLLWMDTEATLEVVKCAFAQENFESTSSTLDASVSKDEEDTDIQSPDSQNILLQSVVDTIIHIVGLENEAIHSVVVGTAESEESELWPSVNDFGHIIEFVSFFVSHKRANASQRVLKHILKYLTSSTTSYDDKKMPPQKEVLQLFNVVPQTDWNSDYVLNLCLDAHFHQACGMIYTARNQNLAALDSYMKDTMEPYHAFIFINKKLLQLASDEALSFRSTVISRFAELVNLSRECAFVLVIDHFHDEIQQILAELHSDHRSLFLFLKTAIEVHLSGKLDFSELTARNYEIVESLYSGELEDYLQRLSNLPKLFDRNPISMTDKLVELYLELLCQYEPRSVLKFLETFDSYRLERCLLLCLDYGVTDAAAFLQERVGDVASALELVLAGLDEKVNQFIASVENVFSRTSSKSISEIEQPDIVLNMSEARPVLDVLRSSIGLCQRNSQRLDPEESQLHWFQLVDSFSDPLKKLYGSKVVNGKGCWSVGGETTNGHPTGKGFSQKMVNSAYQRCLNTLRRVFSQFVGEIIEAMSGYIPLPAIMAKLLSDNGSQEFGDFKLVIHRMLSMYLYEKRILETAKSVIEDDSFYTLSLLKRGVCHGFAPQTFVCCVCNCSLSKEGAISAVRVFSCGHATHLHCESEQSKSSNKDFKDGCPVCLSMSDTQARNKSPIIAENGLPNYPVVEHEVPYGVHHNHETDHVERSRGLHQMSRFEILNNLQKGQKSFHIETVPPLKLSPPAIYHEKIQKRVSLVGESSRHSVRSEKTQKIWHMKEPKSKKSGNWLPPKSSIFSSDKNQVR